GGCTGCTGCTGAGCTAACCATGAAGGCTATGTTATCTACGCCCCCAAACTTTGGCTTCCCATAGGAGTCTGGTTCTCCAAACTCCATCTTCGTGGGCTTTATCCCGTACGATCCTCTCGCAACATCCATAGCCCCCCATGGGAAGAGCTCCGTATCAGAAATAACGACCGCAACTCTCTTTCTAATCCTCCTAAATATCTCTTCAGAAATCTGCTTAGCAATCTCATCGAGGTTTCTTGGAGGGATAGAGTATACTCCATGAGGGTGATTTGATGTATCTATACCAGATTCGCTCCACAGCATCCCATCCCTAATAGTCAAAAATATTGTCGGATAGAACTCTAAAGCTTTTATCGCTTTAGATGGCTCTTTAGAGAGAAAACGTACATCTATAATTCCTCTTTCAATAAGTTTCTTGAACGGTATTGATACAACAATCCTATCACTTTCGCGAAGAAGGAGTTCAACAAATCTTGGATCCGAGCTAGCTCTGCGCGCAATCTTATATGCTTTCCTAGAGGGCTTAACATCCTCGATGTTAACTAGAAGACCGAGGGCCTTAGATAAAACCTTACTAGCTATCACCAATACATCATAGTCTTGGAGTCCAATACCATCAACACTAGCAGCCTTTAAAACCACTTCAACTAGGTCATCGCCCGGACGAATTTCAGGAAGCCTCAAACCAAACAACTCAACCTTCAACATATTCAATCAAGACCTCAATAGTGCAAGCTCCTAGTCCTACCTGAGTAGTGTAAGACCTTGACTTCATTTTCGGCTAATAGCCTCTCTATGGCTGGGAGGAGCTCGCTAAGCCCATTGAAGAAGTATGGTTCAGAAGGCTTCAACCCGCGACTTTCATTGGCTAGTAAGCGCACGGTCCTAATGTCCCAGCAAACTCTTGGGACAACCTTCCCCTTTTCGCTGGCTATGCCATCTGTGAAGAAGGCGATCCTGAGCTCTATCATTCTCTCACCACGCTTAGCTTCGACCTCACTCCTCTCCCTCCTAAGCCTCTCCTTCAAATCAGTAAGCACAAATGACACCCGTTTAGTAGCTTATTTCCAGAGATTATTAACGTTTATCCTTACCAGTCTGTAAGCAAGCCGAGCCATGATGTTAACGCTTACGCATAATCATAGCCCTTCCGGGAGTCGTGCCCAAATTTGAGTATGAAGAAGCAGTGGCTGAGATTCGAAGAGACCACCACGATCTTTAGATTATCCCCCACACAGCTCCAGCTCAGCTCCGGCTCTGCAAGCACA
This Candidatus Jordarchaeales archaeon DNA region includes the following protein-coding sequences:
- a CDS encoding coenzyme F420-0:L-glutamate ligase is translated as MKVELFGLRLPEIRPGDDLVEVVLKAASVDGIGLQDYDVLVIASKVLSKALGLLVNIEDVKPSRKAYKIARRASSDPRFVELLLRESDRIVVSIPFKKLIERGIIDVRFLSKEPSKAIKALEFYPTIFLTIRDGMLWSESGIDTSNHPHGVYSIPPRNLDEIAKQISEEIFRRIRKRVAVVISDTELFPWGAMDVARGSYGIKPTKMEFGEPDSYGKPKFGGVDNIAFMVSSAAALLMGQRGEGIPVVIIRGLKYEWSNEGINKVLVTRMSLKMLLKALLETVKHTIIVLGPSMMSKPMLTLKGYKNGEKKL